From Pandoraea vervacti, the proteins below share one genomic window:
- a CDS encoding TetR/AcrR family transcriptional regulator produces the protein MTPTKAISQPEPPRKRARGRPTCDCTHGADALLLNARRIFAQRGFYASSVRQIAEASGVDAALISHHFGSKEALWVAVVDQIAGLTRSMVEQTHALHDAPLEPFERIEQAVRVFVEAVFEHPDVGMFFSTAATEEGERLDIITQRLVRPYRDAMVPLVADWLAAQQRPVSDADVMFFMLTSAISKTVSYRHMMGPFLPPEGMADLKRTVLDCAMALIRQ, from the coding sequence ATGACTCCGACAAAAGCCATCTCGCAACCCGAACCGCCCCGCAAACGTGCGCGCGGGCGACCGACGTGCGACTGCACGCATGGTGCCGACGCGTTGCTGCTCAACGCCCGCCGCATCTTCGCGCAGCGAGGGTTCTATGCGAGCAGCGTGAGGCAGATCGCGGAAGCCTCCGGGGTGGACGCCGCGTTGATTTCGCACCATTTCGGATCGAAAGAGGCGCTGTGGGTCGCGGTCGTGGATCAGATTGCGGGATTGACGCGCTCGATGGTCGAGCAGACGCACGCGCTGCACGACGCCCCGCTCGAACCTTTCGAGCGTATCGAACAGGCGGTGCGCGTGTTCGTTGAAGCCGTGTTCGAGCATCCCGACGTCGGCATGTTCTTCTCGACTGCCGCGACCGAGGAAGGTGAGCGACTCGACATCATCACGCAACGGCTCGTGCGCCCGTATCGCGATGCCATGGTGCCGCTCGTGGCCGACTGGCTGGCGGCGCAGCAGCGCCCCGTGTCGGATGCGGACGTCATGTTCTTCATGCTCACGTCGGCCATCAGCAAGACGGTGTCGTACCGACACATGATGGGGCCGTTCCTGCCTCCCGAAGGCATGGCCGATCTCAAGCGCACGGTGCTCGACTGTGCGATGGCGCTGATCCGGCAGTGA
- a CDS encoding NAD(P)/FAD-dependent oxidoreductase, which translates to MSRANRIVIVGGGIAGLMLATRLGRTLGRAGAARVTLVDCHPTHLWKPMLHTVAAGTRDVAHTQIAYLAHACSHGFTYQAGRMSGLDRARREIVLEEMEGHDGKRLLGERRVPYDALVLALGSQADDACVPGVRDVCHFIDSQPQAQAFNTALQCESLRSAVNDDALRIVIAGGGTTGVALAAELSRTFALAAGYGDPQICERLKLTLVERGPRLLGAFAPDVSASTQDQLEQLGFRVLTDTRVVCADRDGFYRDDGQLIPGDLLVWAAGVKAPDCLRGIGGLTTNDANQLVVRATLQTAQDERIFALGDCASLTPGQGRGALPPTAQVATQQAAHLGRHLGAWLEGRAIPPFAYRDPGASLSLSDYNAFGALGRFGFFKGGIVRGRFAQWSHAMLYRRHQHALHGYARATVLLGAEKLGGLRGPRIRLA; encoded by the coding sequence ATGTCTCGCGCAAACCGAATCGTGATTGTCGGTGGCGGTATCGCCGGCCTGATGCTGGCCACTCGTCTGGGCAGAACGCTCGGTCGTGCTGGCGCTGCACGCGTGACGCTCGTCGACTGTCATCCCACCCATCTCTGGAAGCCGATGCTGCATACCGTGGCGGCGGGCACGCGCGACGTGGCGCACACCCAGATCGCGTATCTCGCGCATGCGTGCAGCCATGGCTTCACGTATCAGGCGGGGCGCATGAGCGGGCTGGACCGTGCGCGTCGGGAGATCGTGCTGGAGGAAATGGAAGGCCATGACGGCAAGCGTCTGCTGGGCGAGCGCCGCGTGCCTTACGATGCGCTGGTCCTCGCCCTCGGCTCGCAGGCCGACGACGCGTGTGTGCCTGGCGTTCGTGACGTCTGTCATTTCATCGATAGTCAGCCGCAGGCGCAGGCGTTCAACACGGCGTTGCAATGCGAATCGCTCCGCAGCGCCGTCAACGACGACGCCCTGCGTATCGTGATCGCCGGTGGCGGCACGACGGGTGTGGCGCTTGCCGCCGAGCTGAGCCGCACGTTCGCGCTGGCGGCCGGTTATGGGGATCCGCAGATTTGCGAGCGGTTGAAGCTCACGCTCGTGGAGCGCGGACCGCGATTGCTGGGCGCATTTGCGCCGGATGTTTCCGCGTCGACGCAGGACCAGCTCGAACAGTTGGGCTTTCGCGTACTGACGGACACGCGCGTGGTGTGTGCGGATCGCGACGGTTTTTACCGTGACGACGGTCAGCTCATACCGGGCGACCTGCTCGTGTGGGCGGCGGGCGTGAAGGCGCCGGACTGTCTGCGCGGCATTGGCGGGCTGACGACGAACGACGCCAATCAGCTTGTCGTGCGCGCCACGTTGCAGACGGCGCAGGACGAACGCATCTTCGCGCTTGGCGATTGTGCGTCGCTCACGCCGGGGCAAGGTCGAGGGGCGCTGCCGCCGACGGCTCAAGTGGCAACACAGCAGGCGGCGCATCTGGGCCGTCATCTCGGCGCGTGGCTTGAGGGCCGCGCAATTCCGCCGTTCGCCTATCGCGATCCCGGCGCGTCGTTGTCGCTATCTGACTACAACGCGTTCGGTGCGCTCGGGCGATTCGGTTTTTTCAAAGGTGGCATCGTGCGCGGACGCTTTGCGCAGTGGAGCCACGCCATGTTGTACCGACGTCATCAGCATGCGCTGCACGGGTACGCTCGTGCAACGGTGTTGTTGGGCGCGGAAAAACTCGGCGGCCTTCGCGGGCCGCGCATCCGGCTGGCCTGA
- a CDS encoding RidA family protein: MSNEIKRLHTNARMSQIVIANGVVYLAGQVPETANVSVTEQTTNILQRIDSLLAEAGVSKLRLLTANIWLSDAKHFAEFNAVWDAWVPEGHAPTRACVQSPLMRAGLDVEIAVTALA; this comes from the coding sequence ATGTCGAACGAAATCAAACGTCTGCACACCAACGCCCGCATGAGCCAGATCGTGATCGCCAACGGCGTGGTCTATCTGGCCGGTCAGGTCCCGGAGACGGCCAACGTGTCGGTGACCGAGCAGACCACCAATATTCTCCAGCGCATCGATTCGCTGCTCGCTGAAGCGGGCGTGAGCAAGTTGCGTCTGCTCACCGCCAACATCTGGCTCTCGGATGCCAAGCACTTCGCCGAATTCAACGCCGTGTGGGACGCCTGGGTGCCCGAAGGCCACGCGCCGACGCGCGCCTGCGTGCAGTCGCCGCTCATGCGCGCCGGTCTCGATGTCGAAATCGCCGTGACCGCACTGGCGTAA
- a CDS encoding NAD(P)/FAD-dependent oxidoreductase — translation MTFDALVLGAGIVGVSVAVHLQRRGMSVALIDRKSPGNETSFGNAGLIQREGVYPYAFPRDLATILRFARNRSTDVRYHPLAMGTIAPFLARYWHHSAPARHAAIARDYSTLIAHCVTEHRELIAASGAQDLLREGGWVKVFRTTAAMDAALRDAERWRTEYGVPFERLDAPRLRVEEPSLTHALVGGLRYTASDSVSDPGALVGAYARYFESLGGRVYTGDATTLQPHWSVQTEAGRIEGRRAVVALGPWAETVTRALGYRFPLAVKRGYHMHYRAQPGADLNQPVLDAEHGFLITPMTRGIRLTTGVELGLRDTPPTPTQLAAVEPLARETFPLGERVDPVPWLGRRPCTPDMKPIIGPAPRHRDLWFAFGHAHHGLTLGPVTGRLIAELMTGESPIVDPSPFRAERF, via the coding sequence ATGACGTTTGACGCCCTGGTGCTAGGTGCCGGTATCGTAGGTGTTTCCGTCGCCGTGCATTTGCAGCGACGCGGTATGTCGGTCGCCCTCATCGACCGCAAATCGCCCGGCAACGAAACTTCGTTCGGCAACGCCGGGCTGATTCAGCGCGAAGGCGTGTATCCCTACGCATTTCCGCGCGATCTCGCCACGATCCTTCGCTTCGCACGCAACCGGTCGACCGATGTTCGCTATCACCCGTTGGCCATGGGCACGATCGCGCCTTTCCTTGCACGCTACTGGCATCACTCGGCACCGGCGCGTCATGCGGCGATCGCGCGCGACTACAGCACGCTGATCGCGCATTGCGTGACGGAGCATCGCGAGTTGATCGCGGCGTCGGGCGCGCAGGATCTGTTGCGTGAAGGCGGCTGGGTCAAAGTGTTTCGCACGACGGCCGCCATGGACGCCGCACTGCGCGATGCCGAACGCTGGCGCACGGAATACGGCGTGCCGTTCGAGCGGCTCGACGCACCACGCCTGCGTGTCGAGGAGCCGTCGCTCACACACGCCCTGGTGGGCGGGCTGCGATACACCGCGTCGGACTCCGTCAGCGATCCCGGCGCCCTCGTGGGTGCGTACGCCCGCTACTTCGAATCGTTGGGCGGCCGGGTGTACACCGGGGACGCCACGACCTTGCAGCCGCACTGGTCGGTGCAGACGGAAGCGGGCCGTATCGAAGGCCGACGCGCCGTCGTGGCGCTCGGCCCGTGGGCAGAGACGGTGACGCGCGCGTTGGGATACCGGTTCCCGTTGGCGGTCAAACGCGGCTATCACATGCATTACCGCGCGCAGCCGGGGGCGGACCTCAACCAGCCGGTGCTCGACGCGGAACATGGGTTCCTCATCACGCCGATGACGCGCGGCATCCGTCTGACGACCGGTGTCGAACTGGGATTGCGAGACACGCCGCCGACACCGACGCAATTGGCCGCCGTCGAACCGCTGGCGCGCGAGACGTTTCCGCTGGGCGAGCGCGTCGATCCGGTGCCATGGCTTGGACGCCGACCGTGCACGCCCGACATGAAGCCGATCATCGGTCCAGCGCCGCGCCATCGCGATCTGTGGTTCGCGTTCGGTCATGCGCATCACGGGCTGACGCTCGGTCCGGTGACGGGACGTCTCATTGCCGAGTTGATGACCGGCGAGTCGCCGATCGTCGATCCGTCGCCGTTTCGCGCCGAGCGTTTCTGA